In the Drosophila gunungcola strain Sukarami unplaced genomic scaffold, Dgunungcola_SK_2 000001F, whole genome shotgun sequence genome, one interval contains:
- the LOC128262667 gene encoding Golgi-associated plant pathogenesis-related protein 1: MENENKEKCPKNQPLQLLQLNDAKFIACELRNRDLAKCRSCLTTFCQKPIEVYHNSRNYLACSVKRSLSKNSTRSLPASAISETNKLSQLEDNKLLSIGKTCTPKCKNSSKNKFVKSESPNFRPKAIKHSVLKETNKYRKLHGANPLKMDKELSFYAQEWANHLACKNLLETRPLPLYGENIMSVRRSLFNVDRIIKLWYQEKYNYDYLKPGFNLYTGHFTQMVWCDTEYLGVGVATNIFRIWIVCNYNPPGNISGHFRENVLPRKLILIESDLEAESEEI, translated from the exons atggaGAATGAAAATAAAGAGAAATGTCCCAAAAATCAACCGCTCCAATTACTACAGCTCAACGATGCCAAGTTTATTGCCTGTGAGCTGAGGAATCGTGATTTGGCCAAATGCCGCAGTTGTCTCACAACCTTTTGCCAAAAACCCATTGAAGTTTACCATAATTCCCGGAATTATTTGGCCTGCAGTGTCAAGAGGTCACTGTCCAAAAACTCCACAAGGTCATTGCCAGCAAGTGCAATTTCGGAGACAAACAAACTTAGCCAACTAGAGGataataaattattgtctATTGGCAAAACATGTACTCCCAAGTGCAAAAACTCTTCAAAAAACAAGTTTGTTAAGTCCGAATCTCCGAATTTTCGACCCAAGGCAATAAAGCATTCTGTACTAAAAGAAACTAATAAATACAGAAAACTTCACGGCGCCAATCCCCTTAAAATGGATAAAGAACTATCTTTCTATGCACAAGAGTGGGCCAAT CACCTGGCTTGTAAAAATCTTCTGGAGACTCGACCTTTACCCCTTTATGGCGAGAACATAATGTCTGTGCGCAGATCACTTTTCAATGTGGATCGAATAATAAAACTCTGGTACCAGGAGAAGTACAATTACGATTATTTGAAGCCAGGCTTTAATCTATACACTGGACATTTTACCCAGATGGTTTGGTGTGATACAGAGTACCTGGGAGTTGGCGTAGCTACTAA TATTTTTCGCATTTGGATTGTGTGCAATTATAATCCACCTGGAAATATAAGCGGACATTTCCGCGAGAACGTCTTGCCCAGGAAACTTATTCTAATCGAATCGGATTTGGAGGCAGAATCTGAGGAAATTTAA
- the LOC128262676 gene encoding Golgi-associated plant pathogenesis-related protein 1, with amino-acid sequence MAKRSAAPIPKTHERAVGPRGQDTKGNNDLFLKEVFNTTNKYRAMHGCPALTINAELTKMAQEWANHLRDDNIMAHRSNPKYGENIFLSGGMDVTGDLPVEMWYREINSYDFSKAQFAPTAGHFTQLIWKSTKEMGSGVARRADRTWVVCNYNPPGNVVGLFKDNVPPKQ; translated from the exons ATGGCCAAGAGATCAGCAGCGCCCATACCGAAAACCCACGAGCGCGCTGTAGGTCCCAGGGGTCAGGATACCAAGGGCAACAATGACCTGTTCCTGAAGGAGGTCTTCAATACCACCAATAAATACCGGGCTATGCATGGTTGTCCCGCTTTAACCATTAATGCTGAGCTCACTAAAATGGCCCAAGAGTGGGCTAAT CACCTTCGTGATGATAACATAATGGCACACCGATCCAATCCCAAGTATGGCGAAAACATCTTCCTTTCGGGAGGAATGGATGTGACCGGGGACTTACCTGTGGAAATGTGGTATCGAGAAATCAATAGCTACGACTTCAGCAAGGCTCAATTTGCACCCACTGCAGGGCATTTTACACAGCTAATCTGGAAGTCCACGAAGGAAATGGGTTCGGGTGTGGCGCGAAG AGCGGACAGAACGTGGGTGGTCTGCAATTACAATCCGCCCGGCAATGTTGTGGGTTTATTCAAGGATAATGTGCCTCCTAAACAGTGA